In Ruminococcaceae bacterium BL-4, one DNA window encodes the following:
- a CDS encoding ABC transporter ATP-binding protein, translated as MEAILTKKLTKIYSEKVVALNDFSFAVSEGTVYGLLGGKGAGKTTLVKLLSSLEKPTSGECTVLNWNPMKAPEQIHQSCGVLTQTAGLYKQMTGLENLLFFGGVSGLKRAECGERATELMRELDILPLRDQKVWRYTTSEAQRLSLARALMHRPRVLLLDEPVSGLDSDTASAVLNLISGIVQNEGMTVLLCTRFPQEAEVLCEKFGVLSHGCLIADGNLNTLSEKAGCWPRAVLRIPEEDHLQDWTLQEDGFWGRKIQNESEMPEILREMVAKGHDIYEARVIKPTLTNIYKSLLGGMTECTKDGQ; from the coding sequence ATGGAAGCAATCCTTACAAAAAAACTTACAAAAATTTATTCGGAAAAAGTGGTTGCCTTAAATGACTTTTCTTTTGCAGTTTCCGAGGGGACTGTTTATGGTCTGCTGGGTGGAAAAGGTGCCGGAAAGACAACTTTGGTAAAGCTTTTAAGCAGCCTTGAAAAACCCACTTCTGGAGAGTGTACAGTCCTAAATTGGAACCCGATGAAAGCGCCTGAACAGATTCACCAGAGTTGTGGAGTGTTAACGCAGACAGCAGGATTGTATAAACAAATGACCGGATTGGAAAATCTGTTGTTCTTCGGAGGAGTCTCTGGACTGAAAAGAGCAGAATGTGGGGAACGTGCAACAGAATTGATGCGGGAATTAGATATTTTACCGCTTCGAGATCAAAAGGTCTGGAGATATACGACGAGTGAAGCACAGCGCCTATCGCTTGCGCGTGCGCTGATGCATCGGCCGCGTGTGCTTTTATTGGATGAACCTGTGAGCGGACTTGATTCGGATACAGCATCTGCCGTGTTGAATCTGATTTCTGGAATTGTGCAAAACGAGGGAATGACGGTTTTGCTGTGTACGCGTTTTCCGCAAGAGGCAGAGGTACTCTGCGAAAAGTTTGGGGTGCTGAGCCATGGATGCTTAATTGCGGATGGAAATTTAAATACGCTTTCAGAAAAAGCGGGATGCTGGCCCAGAGCGGTGCTGCGGATTCCCGAAGAGGATCATCTGCAAGATTGGACTTTGCAGGAAGATGGTTTTTGGGGAAGAAAGATTCAAAATGAATCGGAAATGCCTGAAATTCTCCGTGAAATGGTAGCAAAAGGGCATGATATTTATGAGGCACGGGTCATAAAACCGACTTTGACCAATATTTATAAATCCCTTTTAGGAGGAATGACAGAATGCACAAAAGACGGGCAGTAA
- a CDS encoding conserved protein of unknown function (Evidence 4 : Unknown function but conserved in other organisms), translated as MKYNYKTKGTCSREVQLELDGDRIQDMKVIGGCNGNLKGICALIKGMKAQDVIDRFSGVRCGFKSTSCPDQIAKALEEALKKKDI; from the coding sequence ATGAAATATAACTACAAGACAAAAGGAACCTGCTCTCGTGAAGTTCAGCTTGAACTTGACGGAGATCGGATACAGGATATGAAAGTTATTGGAGGATGCAATGGGAATCTAAAGGGAATTTGCGCTTTGATAAAAGGGATGAAAGCGCAGGACGTAATCGACCGCTTTTCTGGAGTGCGCTGTGGATTCAAATCCACTTCCTGTCCGGATCAGATTGCCAAGGCACTCGAAGAAGCATTGAAAAAGAAGGATATCTAA
- a CDS encoding ABC transporter, with protein sequence MNEQLEQTAQIPQVQGEHAPILVCEHLSKFYPQCLALNDLSLSLQPGRIVGLLGPNGSGKTTLIKLINGLLTPSSGQITIDGMQPGPQTKAIVSYLPDRNSLPEWMTTEELLHFFADFYSDFDIGKAREMLQHLHITEKMRLKTMSKGTKEKVQLILTMSRAAKLYLLDEPIGGVDPAARDYILETIISNYSKDACVIISTHLIADIEKILDEVLFLNSGVLVMQSSVDDIREKEGKSVDALFREVFRC encoded by the coding sequence ATGAATGAGCAATTAGAGCAGACCGCTCAGATTCCACAGGTGCAGGGAGAACATGCTCCTATATTGGTTTGTGAGCATCTGAGCAAATTTTATCCACAGTGCCTGGCACTTAATGATCTAAGCCTTTCGTTACAGCCGGGCCGAATTGTTGGACTTCTTGGCCCAAATGGAAGCGGAAAAACGACCCTTATTAAATTGATCAACGGACTTTTAACCCCTTCTAGCGGACAGATCACCATCGATGGAATGCAGCCGGGTCCTCAGACAAAGGCGATCGTTTCTTATCTTCCGGATCGGAACAGTCTCCCAGAATGGATGACGACTGAAGAATTGCTCCATTTCTTTGCGGATTTTTACTCGGATTTTGATATCGGAAAAGCTCGTGAGATGCTTCAGCATTTGCACATCACAGAAAAAATGCGCTTAAAGACCATGAGTAAAGGAACCAAAGAAAAAGTTCAGCTGATTTTGACGATGAGCCGTGCTGCAAAGCTGTATTTGTTAGACGAACCGATTGGCGGGGTTGATCCGGCAGCCAGAGATTATATTCTGGAGACCATTATTAGCAATTACAGTAAAGATGCCTGCGTGATTATCAGTACTCATTTGATCGCGGATATTGAGAAAATTTTGGATGAAGTTTTGTTCTTAAATAGCGGAGTGCTTGTAATGCAGTCCAGCGTAGATGATATTCGGGAAAAAGAGGGTAAGAGCGTTGATGCGCTTTTCCGGGAGGTATTCAGATGCTAA
- a CDS encoding RNA-binding protein, with protein MLGFEPEGRLINCIENRAALNSPASLKEAMREGKILEGRALVCTSDHDLIVDLGCMRGIIPREEGAIGIREGKIRDIAILSRVNRPVSFIVTDIEENENGQRAILSRRKAQNVCMESYLSKLNPGDIIDTRVTHLEPFGAFLDVGCGISALMPIDCISISRINHPRERFSVGMDLKAVVKSIENGRITLTEKELLGTWEENAARFSPGQTVAGVIRSVEPYGIFVELTPNLAGLAESRPNILPGQQASVYIKNILPSRMKVKLVIIDAFDQEWAPKPPEYFFSGSHMDRFTYSPSDCPKQIETIFSPEQNDFSISKPENTPNPP; from the coding sequence ATGCTTGGATTTGAGCCGGAAGGACGGTTGATCAACTGCATCGAAAATCGTGCAGCACTCAACAGTCCGGCATCTCTTAAAGAAGCTATGAGGGAAGGAAAAATTCTGGAGGGACGCGCATTAGTCTGCACCTCTGATCACGATCTGATCGTCGATCTGGGATGTATGCGCGGCATTATTCCGCGGGAAGAGGGCGCCATAGGAATTCGCGAGGGCAAAATCCGTGATATTGCAATTTTATCCCGGGTAAACCGTCCTGTCTCTTTCATTGTAACCGATATTGAAGAAAACGAAAATGGACAGCGTGCAATTCTTTCCAGAAGAAAAGCACAAAACGTTTGCATGGAATCCTATCTCAGCAAGCTTAATCCTGGAGATATCATCGATACACGGGTTACTCATCTGGAACCTTTCGGCGCTTTTTTAGACGTCGGCTGCGGAATTTCCGCCCTAATGCCGATTGATTGTATCAGCATTTCCCGAATTAATCATCCTCGAGAACGTTTTAGCGTCGGAATGGATCTAAAAGCCGTCGTCAAAAGCATTGAAAACGGCCGCATCACGCTGACTGAAAAAGAACTGCTCGGAACATGGGAAGAAAATGCCGCTCGTTTTTCACCCGGTCAAACCGTTGCAGGTGTGATCCGCAGTGTAGAGCCTTATGGGATTTTTGTAGAACTAACCCCAAATTTAGCCGGACTTGCCGAAAGCCGTCCGAATATTCTGCCGGGACAGCAGGCAAGTGTTTACATCAAAAATATTCTTCCATCCCGCATGAAAGTAAAGCTTGTTATCATTGACGCTTTTGATCAGGAATGGGCGCCGAAACCACCAGAATACTTTTTCAGCGGCAGTCACATGGATCGATTTACCTACTCTCCATCCGATTGTCCGAAACAAATTGAAACAATTTTTTCGCCTGAACAAAATGATTTTTCTATTTCCAAGCCGGAAAACACACCGAATCCACCTTAA
- a CDS encoding GntR family transcriptional regulator yields the protein MVWKFTEDRPIYTQLVEQLQLRIAMGQYPPGGKFPSVRELASEAAVNPNTMQRALTQLESSGLLYSERTAGRFVTKEADRIMQMKKEMAQNLMTEFLRGMKELGFTKEQTIRLLQQMEEESI from the coding sequence ATGGTATGGAAATTCACAGAAGATCGTCCAATTTATACGCAACTGGTTGAACAGCTTCAACTGCGGATTGCTATGGGGCAATATCCTCCGGGAGGAAAATTTCCCAGTGTTCGTGAGTTAGCGTCTGAGGCTGCTGTTAATCCCAATACGATGCAGCGAGCGTTAACACAGCTGGAAAGCAGTGGTCTGCTTTACAGCGAGCGTACCGCAGGAAGATTTGTAACAAAGGAGGCAGACCGGATTATGCAGATGAAAAAAGAGATGGCACAAAATTTGATGACAGAATTTTTGCGTGGAATGAAAGAACTTGGTTTTACAAAAGAGCAGACCATTCGGCTGCTTCAGCAGATGGAGGAGGAATCAATATGA
- a CDS encoding ABC transporter produces the protein MHKRRAVKTDRILIRKELIEIWNDRVARSCIIIIPIILALLIPIGYLAMLMIFHQHSSLGEGLMALLTTKNEWMNERQALFAIFTRYICPMLFLMIPLLCSCITAACSFVGDRERQTLESLLLTPVRISRVFQIKAICCIMISAAATAISFALMALVLSIGDILLKVPFFFRLEWLIVLVLLAPSITVLGTFFTAAGFFKSGSYLESIQTSAYLAFPLTLCCIVPFTGLLAFSAHVLLIFWGIILLADVIFWRINRRSFRIQKIAL, from the coding sequence ATGCACAAAAGACGGGCAGTAAAAACAGATAGAATTCTTATTAGAAAAGAGCTTATTGAAATCTGGAATGACCGTGTGGCGCGCAGTTGTATTATCATCATTCCGATTATTTTAGCTTTGCTGATTCCAATTGGATATCTTGCGATGCTGATGATTTTTCATCAGCATTCTTCTCTGGGAGAGGGACTGATGGCCCTTTTAACAACAAAAAATGAATGGATGAATGAACGGCAGGCTCTATTTGCTATTTTTACTCGGTATATCTGCCCGATGCTGTTTTTAATGATTCCGCTTCTTTGTTCTTGCATTACGGCGGCCTGCAGCTTTGTGGGAGATCGAGAGCGTCAGACACTTGAATCTCTGCTTTTAACGCCGGTCCGGATATCAAGAGTCTTTCAGATCAAGGCAATTTGCTGCATCATGATTTCTGCTGCTGCTACAGCAATCTCTTTTGCTTTGATGGCTCTGGTGCTTTCAATCGGAGATATTCTTTTAAAGGTTCCATTTTTCTTTCGTCTGGAGTGGCTGATTGTGCTCGTTTTGCTTGCACCGTCTATTACAGTGTTGGGTACTTTTTTTACAGCTGCCGGTTTCTTTAAGAGTGGTTCTTATCTCGAGAGTATCCAGACCAGTGCATATCTGGCTTTTCCATTAACTTTGTGCTGTATTGTACCATTTACTGGACTTTTGGCTTTTTCTGCACATGTTCTTCTGATTTTCTGGGGAATCATATTGCTGGCAGATGTGATTTTCTGGCGGATAAACCGTCGTTCTTTTCGAATTCAGAAAATCGCGCTTTAA
- a CDS encoding Protein-arginine kinase produces the protein MHKWYEKSGPDSETVLSCRVRLARNFADLPFPSKMSRSDLERSRERVKRALSLCSRAQDYRYILMEEMTESEAVSFAERQLCTPEFIAKTSGRALFFTSDEGDSITVNGADHLRIQILRTGNQLSAALETADQLDTQLDRNLRFAFRRDLGYLTQSPMDLGTGMVAGLQLHLPALEQLGEMDRICTDLIGLGFVMRSLYGTDAAIYEMRNRITLGISETEAVQNLSALARQVIMREKKAREEMLSQPQTQEKIRGSLSILQTARILPQEVFFDCYSKIRVGIFAGLIRGLTAEQLDTLKIAVQPATLTVQAGRELDAKQCQIRRAQFVSTALQGVRLC, from the coding sequence ATGCATAAGTGGTATGAAAAGTCCGGACCCGATTCAGAAACAGTGCTTTCCTGTAGAGTGCGTTTAGCGCGAAATTTTGCGGACCTTCCTTTTCCATCAAAGATGTCCCGTTCCGATTTGGAGCGCAGCCGAGAAAGGGTAAAAAGAGCGCTTTCTCTTTGCAGTCGGGCGCAGGATTACCGCTATATTCTGATGGAAGAAATGACGGAAAGCGAAGCGGTTTCTTTTGCAGAGCGGCAGCTTTGTACCCCCGAATTCATTGCAAAGACTTCCGGAAGAGCACTGTTCTTTACTTCGGATGAAGGGGATAGTATCACGGTAAATGGTGCCGATCATTTGCGGATTCAAATTTTGAGAACAGGAAACCAACTTTCTGCGGCATTAGAGACGGCCGATCAGTTAGATACTCAACTGGATCGTAATCTGCGGTTTGCGTTTCGCAGAGATCTTGGATATCTTACGCAAAGCCCTATGGATCTGGGAACCGGCATGGTGGCAGGGTTGCAGTTGCATCTGCCGGCTTTGGAACAACTCGGTGAGATGGATCGAATCTGTACAGATTTGATCGGGCTTGGATTTGTAATGCGCAGCCTTTATGGAACAGATGCTGCCATTTATGAAATGCGTAATCGTATTACTCTCGGAATCAGCGAAACAGAGGCTGTCCAAAATCTTTCTGCTTTGGCAAGACAAGTCATTATGCGGGAAAAAAAGGCCAGAGAAGAGATGCTTTCACAGCCGCAAACCCAGGAGAAAATTCGGGGCAGTCTGAGCATTTTACAGACTGCAAGAATTTTGCCACAAGAGGTATTTTTTGATTGCTACTCAAAGATACGGGTGGGGATTTTTGCAGGCTTAATTCGGGGCCTGACTGCAGAACAGCTTGATACCTTAAAAATCGCGGTGCAGCCTGCAACTTTAACGGTGCAGGCTGGAAGAGAATTAGATGCTAAGCAATGCCAAATTCGCCGTGCACAGTTTGTGAGCACGGCCTTACAAGGCGTTCGCCTTTGCTAA
- a CDS encoding conserved membrane protein of unknown function (Evidence 4 : Unknown function but conserved in other organisms): MLKKLLKYELKATSRIFLPMYGLLFLFSIAMLIMFKTTSGTFSTTPMAIIGFLIGIGYGALVAAIFVMTVVISIQRFNRNLLGHEGYLSLTLPTTIAQHIWAKLLVSCLWVILSCVALAISIIIMAADDNMVRVLSSIFSSIGKATQLYGGSVWAMGFSILAFIVTCLLQCILGVYMAIAVGSLCPKHRVLTGIGAYTVGGIVQGTAGYFFFRGFDKATSAGGILESWFQTLSTRDNISQVEFDIRQMHMFSISLGGMTIFFLVFCAIFFVITHQILKNHLNLQ, encoded by the coding sequence ATGCTAAAAAAATTATTGAAATATGAATTAAAAGCAACTTCACGGATCTTCCTGCCAATGTATGGATTACTTTTTCTGTTTTCGATTGCAATGCTGATTATGTTTAAGACTACATCCGGAACTTTTTCAACGACCCCCATGGCTATTATTGGATTTTTGATTGGCATTGGATACGGTGCTTTAGTGGCGGCAATTTTTGTGATGACAGTCGTTATCAGTATTCAGCGCTTTAACCGAAATCTTTTAGGACACGAGGGATATCTAAGTTTGACCTTGCCGACAACAATTGCGCAGCATATTTGGGCAAAACTTTTGGTTTCCTGCCTTTGGGTAATCCTAAGCTGTGTTGCTTTGGCGATTTCCATTATCATAATGGCGGCGGATGACAATATGGTACGTGTCCTTTCGTCCATATTCTCTTCTATTGGTAAGGCAACTCAGCTGTATGGCGGATCAGTTTGGGCTATGGGATTTTCTATACTTGCTTTCATAGTCACATGCCTACTGCAGTGCATTCTTGGCGTTTATATGGCAATTGCAGTGGGTTCTCTTTGCCCGAAGCATCGGGTGCTTACAGGAATCGGAGCCTATACGGTTGGCGGAATTGTACAGGGAACGGCCGGCTATTTCTTCTTCAGAGGATTTGATAAAGCAACCAGTGCCGGTGGCATCTTGGAAAGTTGGTTTCAAACACTTTCTACAAGAGACAATATCAGTCAAGTTGAGTTCGATATTCGACAGATGCATATGTTTTCGATCTCTTTGGGCGGTATGACAATCTTTTTCCTGGTGTTCTGTGCGATCTTCTTTGTGATTACGCATCAAATTCTCAAGAATCATCTGAATCTGCAGTAA
- a CDS encoding Nucleotide excision repair protein, with UvrB/UvrC motif, with protein MLCQSCGEQTATMRVKEIVNGRLTEYAICASCARRLGYNTLLSGLGRGYGSMLSEFFGDQPPEPEKRCPQCGASFEEIARTGRVGCALCYEAFEEELMPLIQRLHGNELHCGKFPGENLPQPRLQSQMIPMREMLEKAIREGNKNLLKGGESDA; from the coding sequence ATGCTATGTCAATCCTGCGGGGAACAAACCGCTACAATGCGAGTCAAAGAGATTGTAAACGGTCGTTTGACAGAGTATGCAATTTGCGCTTCCTGTGCAAGGAGATTAGGATATAATACCTTGCTGTCCGGTTTAGGCAGAGGGTACGGCAGCATGCTGAGCGAATTTTTTGGGGATCAGCCGCCGGAACCGGAAAAGCGCTGTCCACAGTGCGGGGCTTCCTTTGAAGAAATTGCAAGAACCGGTAGAGTCGGCTGTGCACTTTGTTATGAAGCCTTTGAGGAAGAACTAATGCCGCTGATTCAACGACTGCATGGAAATGAACTTCACTGCGGAAAATTCCCAGGTGAAAATTTGCCGCAGCCTCGTTTACAGAGCCAGATGATTCCTATGCGTGAAATGTTGGAAAAAGCAATTCGCGAAGGAAACAAGAATCTTCTGAAGGGTGGAGAAAGCGATGCATAA
- a CDS encoding protein of unknown function (Evidence 5 : Unknown function): MELHQKITENENFAAALLARAGVYISHNPLMDSKADQMIAGFRTQKEIYQKVIELCSSSHSSLSEYLSVMAYSMLGEGYEDGVIRCAKEFLNTPSNWDTGNEEILIQDGIRKRRADLRRGEVLMAMATAEAQRSCYVSALMHQKQAYALMPYSGEAAVRLSQILHHEAGLEAAVKFLQDQRQSAFYPPFLYVNEEEKQKQNDAFSRGIESELEKLKKES, from the coding sequence ATGGAATTGCATCAAAAAATAACAGAGAACGAAAATTTTGCGGCAGCACTTTTAGCACGTGCGGGAGTTTATATTTCTCATAATCCATTAATGGATAGCAAGGCAGATCAGATGATTGCCGGATTTCGTACACAGAAAGAGATTTATCAAAAGGTTATAGAGCTGTGTTCTTCCTCTCATTCTTCCCTTTCGGAATATCTTTCCGTAATGGCATACAGTATGTTAGGGGAAGGGTATGAAGATGGCGTAATTCGTTGTGCAAAGGAATTTCTCAATACACCTTCTAATTGGGACACCGGAAATGAAGAAATTTTGATCCAGGACGGAATCCGGAAGAGAAGAGCAGATTTGCGCCGCGGAGAAGTTTTAATGGCAATGGCAACAGCAGAAGCTCAGCGATCCTGCTATGTTTCGGCTTTAATGCATCAGAAACAGGCTTATGCACTGATGCCTTATAGCGGAGAGGCTGCTGTTCGGCTGTCTCAAATTCTTCATCACGAGGCCGGACTGGAAGCCGCTGTAAAGTTTTTACAGGATCAGCGGCAGAGTGCTTTTTATCCGCCGTTTCTCTATGTGAATGAAGAGGAAAAGCAGAAACAGAATGATGCTTTTTCAAGAGGAATTGAATCTGAATTGGAAAAGCTCAAAAAAGAATCATAA
- a CDS encoding PHP domain-containing protein — MPADLHCHTKISDGSVSIEELLQLAKRKGLKTVAVTDHDTFAGAIRAKVYGKRNEIEVIPGAEFSTADTETGKRAHILCYFCSNTDRLEGLCKHTSDARRRASLVMLQKVIHLYPVTAEMIMRRAQGSTNIYKQHVMHALIDAGCTDEFYGPVYRKLFDHKVGLAYSAVHYPDTRDVIKRIHDAGGVTVFAHPCLYDGFPLLEKLASEGLLDGVEVNHPCNKEDDEEKARAIAQKYHLAMTGGSDFHGMYTNHRTEVGACLTEDDQIELLKKRAAALRK, encoded by the coding sequence GTGCCAGCAGATCTGCATTGCCATACCAAGATTTCCGATGGTTCTGTCAGCATTGAAGAACTACTGCAGCTTGCAAAACGGAAAGGGCTTAAAACAGTGGCAGTAACTGACCATGATACCTTTGCAGGAGCAATCAGGGCAAAGGTTTATGGAAAGCGAAATGAAATTGAAGTGATTCCTGGAGCAGAATTCTCCACCGCCGATACCGAGACAGGAAAACGGGCTCATATTTTGTGCTATTTCTGTTCCAATACAGATCGTTTGGAGGGCCTTTGTAAGCATACCAGTGATGCGCGCAGACGTGCATCTTTAGTAATGCTTCAAAAAGTAATCCATTTGTATCCGGTAACAGCAGAGATGATTATGCGGCGAGCACAAGGCAGCACTAATATTTATAAGCAGCATGTGATGCACGCATTGATCGATGCCGGGTGTACAGATGAATTTTATGGACCCGTTTATCGAAAACTTTTTGATCATAAGGTGGGGCTTGCTTATAGCGCAGTTCATTACCCGGATACTCGTGACGTGATTAAGCGAATTCACGATGCAGGAGGAGTAACTGTTTTTGCTCATCCTTGCCTTTATGATGGATTTCCCCTTTTGGAAAAGCTTGCATCTGAAGGGTTATTGGACGGCGTAGAAGTCAATCATCCCTGTAATAAGGAAGATGATGAGGAAAAAGCTCGTGCGATTGCGCAGAAATATCATCTTGCCATGACCGGTGGCAGCGATTTTCACGGCATGTATACAAATCATCGGACAGAGGTTGGTGCCTGTTTGACGGAGGATGACCAAATTGAGTTGCTGAAAAAGCGTGCCGCAGCGCTCCGAAAATAA
- a CDS encoding conserved protein of unknown function (Evidence 4 : Unknown function but conserved in other organisms) codes for MEQKQYICPKCGNQSFESDQFQATGGNFAKIFDIQNKKFYTITCTQCGYTELYKTMTDDAWNILDFLIGK; via the coding sequence GTGGAACAAAAACAATACATTTGTCCCAAATGTGGGAATCAATCTTTTGAATCAGATCAGTTTCAGGCAACCGGTGGGAATTTTGCAAAAATTTTTGATATTCAAAATAAGAAATTCTATACCATTACCTGTACGCAATGCGGTTATACAGAACTTTATAAGACAATGACTGACGATGCATGGAATATTCTGGATTTTCTAATTGGTAAATAA